From Gordonia crocea, the proteins below share one genomic window:
- the treY gene encoding malto-oligosyltrehalose synthase codes for MAKNVAPVATYRVQLSPDFGFAELRRVLKPIVALGVSHLYLSPILAAMPGSTHGYDWAPPARINPELGGFDEFARLRASAARRGLGLILDIVPHHVGIADPASNPWWADILRHGLDSPYASWFDLLPTPDGIIELPVLGADGIEAVRLDDDGNLVYHDRVFPTADGTAGPGATAAEVADRQHYRLVPHASGRYGYRRFTDVTDLAALRLDVAEVYDATHGWLRDLVADDLVDGVRVDNLDGIAYPADYLRRLRTDLGPDRLVYVEKMLAPLERLSPDFACDGTTGYEQLAVLGMSFTSHAGLRELSELSEMTTGINGDATWTLLEQQKLKRDALARHYSAEHARMAVTLSAAIGEDAPAIAELCDATAEMIALMPVTRPDHHLESGLIREIGDVVADGNPLMRESIPLVLDAFEATPAAAAQLGQLCASVYTTAVENTLFYRNPRLVSLNELGCQAWLGLPSLTRFHAANAERAARHPLALTAVTTHDTKRSEDVRRRISMLSQVPQRWALAVAQITRSAPFPEPVIGMFVLQNIFGAWPVDDEGAVAPDEQWRERMRGYAVKAVRESGQDSSWSDPDAAFEARLTEWVDTVTGPDVSSPLVELVDLTFDAWRDDATAHKVVSLLCPGVGDIYQGTQWWTDSLTDPDNRRPVDYEQSLNHPKARAIIHALSVRRRHPDAFGPGSAYFPLTAQRDGVERILAFGRGPSADADPRVIVVCARFTYSFTEQLQQSTSLPLPPGTWHDRLAHRRFTGEAAVDALLDGQAFAVLERR; via the coding sequence GTGGCGAAAAACGTTGCGCCCGTTGCGACCTACCGCGTCCAACTGAGCCCTGACTTCGGCTTCGCCGAGCTGCGTCGCGTGCTCAAGCCCATCGTGGCCCTCGGCGTGAGCCATCTGTACCTCTCGCCGATCCTCGCCGCCATGCCGGGATCGACGCACGGATACGACTGGGCCCCGCCCGCCCGGATCAACCCCGAACTCGGCGGCTTCGACGAATTCGCCCGGCTCCGCGCGTCGGCGGCCAGGCGCGGCCTCGGTCTGATCCTCGACATCGTCCCGCACCACGTCGGCATCGCCGACCCGGCCTCGAATCCGTGGTGGGCCGACATTCTGCGCCACGGACTCGACTCCCCCTACGCCTCCTGGTTCGACCTGCTCCCCACCCCCGACGGGATCATCGAGCTACCGGTGCTCGGTGCGGACGGCATCGAGGCGGTGCGCCTCGACGACGACGGCAACCTCGTCTACCACGACCGCGTCTTTCCCACCGCGGACGGCACCGCCGGGCCCGGCGCCACCGCCGCCGAGGTCGCCGACCGGCAGCACTACCGCCTGGTCCCCCACGCGAGCGGGCGCTACGGGTACCGCCGCTTCACCGATGTCACCGACCTCGCGGCGCTGCGGCTCGACGTCGCCGAGGTGTACGACGCCACCCACGGCTGGTTGCGCGACCTCGTCGCCGACGACCTGGTCGACGGGGTGCGCGTGGACAACCTGGACGGCATCGCCTATCCCGCCGACTACCTGCGACGGCTGCGCACCGACCTCGGCCCCGACCGCCTCGTCTACGTCGAGAAGATGCTCGCCCCGCTCGAACGGCTCAGCCCCGACTTCGCCTGCGACGGGACCACCGGCTACGAGCAGCTGGCGGTTCTCGGCATGTCCTTCACCTCGCACGCCGGCCTGCGCGAGCTGTCCGAATTGTCGGAGATGACCACCGGCATCAACGGCGACGCCACCTGGACCCTGCTGGAGCAGCAGAAGCTCAAGCGCGATGCGTTGGCCCGCCACTATTCGGCCGAGCACGCCAGGATGGCGGTGACCCTCTCCGCCGCGATCGGCGAGGACGCGCCGGCCATCGCCGAGCTGTGCGACGCCACCGCCGAGATGATCGCACTGATGCCCGTCACCCGCCCCGACCACCACCTCGAGTCCGGACTGATCCGCGAGATCGGCGATGTGGTCGCCGACGGCAATCCGCTTATGCGCGAGTCGATTCCATTGGTCCTCGACGCTTTCGAGGCCACCCCGGCGGCCGCCGCCCAACTGGGCCAACTCTGCGCCTCGGTGTACACCACCGCCGTGGAGAACACCTTGTTCTACCGGAATCCGCGGCTGGTCTCGCTCAACGAGTTGGGCTGCCAGGCGTGGCTCGGACTACCGAGCCTGACGCGGTTCCATGCCGCCAATGCCGAGCGGGCCGCGCGCCACCCCCTGGCGCTGACCGCCGTGACGACGCACGACACCAAGCGCAGCGAGGACGTGCGCCGCCGAATCAGCATGCTGTCGCAGGTGCCCCAGCGCTGGGCGCTGGCCGTCGCACAGATCACCCGGTCGGCCCCGTTCCCCGAACCCGTGATCGGCATGTTCGTGCTGCAGAACATCTTTGGCGCCTGGCCGGTCGACGACGAGGGTGCCGTCGCCCCCGACGAGCAGTGGCGCGAACGGATGCGCGGCTACGCGGTCAAAGCGGTCCGCGAGTCCGGACAGGACTCGTCGTGGTCGGACCCGGACGCGGCCTTCGAAGCGCGGTTGACCGAGTGGGTCGACACCGTCACCGGCCCCGACGTCAGCTCCCCCCTCGTCGAGCTGGTCGACCTGACCTTCGACGCGTGGCGCGACGACGCCACCGCGCACAAGGTGGTCAGTCTGTTGTGCCCGGGCGTCGGCGACATCTACCAGGGCACCCAGTGGTGGACCGACTCGCTGACCGACCCGGACAACCGCCGGCCCGTCGACTACGAGCAGAGCCTCAACCACCCCAAGGCCCGGGCCATCATCCATGCCCTGTCGGTTCGGCGGCGCCACCCCGATGCCTTCGGCCCCGGGTCGGCCTATTTCCCGCTGACCGCGCAGCGCGACGGGGTCGAACGGATACTGGCCTTCGGGCGAGGGCCGTCGGCCGACGCCGACCCGCGCGTCATCGTCGTATGCGCGCGCTTCACCTACAGCTTCACCGAGCAGCTCCAGCAGAGCACCAGCCTCCCGCTTCCACCGGGGACGTGGCACGACCGTCTCGCCCACCGCCGATTCACCGGCGAGGCGGCGGTCGACGCCTTGCTCGACGGCCAGGCTTTCGCGGTTCTCGAGCGCCGCTGA
- a CDS encoding MlaD family protein → MIAWGKKHSVLVGNVALVLVMLVGLAYLSFGSLGWRPFNDTYSLTIAFKNSGGIQTTSDVNLRGARIGAIENIQVHPDDVEVKVRIDGRVKINRNTLVRASGLSAVGEQFVDFRPPTSEGPYLRNGDRIDSRQTSYAVPFPKMLETTLDVVKQIDPKRLASTVEQLDIALGRGRDGNDLRVLLDSAGTIFADLYKVLPQTQNLIGNIGEILNTTSGIQPDLQRLVSGGSSIINSAMAADKELRTLLGNGANQVSSLTGSLNEIRDPVTEVLKQFREVARQGSLRAPAIAALLPAIRDASGKSMAMFHHGAWWTMGSLFPRPSCTYPVTPTRPTKIQELTIPLNLYCVTENPDLQIRGSANAPRPPGDDTAGPPPNFDPNARTVPLDR, encoded by the coding sequence ATGATCGCCTGGGGTAAGAAGCACTCGGTTCTCGTCGGCAACGTCGCGTTGGTGCTCGTCATGCTGGTCGGTCTCGCGTACCTGAGCTTCGGTTCGCTGGGTTGGCGGCCGTTCAACGACACTTACTCGTTGACGATCGCCTTCAAGAACTCCGGCGGAATCCAGACCACCTCCGACGTCAACCTGCGCGGTGCCCGCATCGGTGCCATCGAGAACATCCAGGTCCACCCCGACGACGTCGAGGTGAAGGTCCGCATCGACGGCAGGGTGAAGATCAACCGGAACACGCTGGTGCGCGCCAGTGGGCTGTCTGCGGTCGGCGAGCAGTTCGTCGACTTCCGGCCGCCGACCTCCGAGGGGCCGTACCTGCGCAACGGCGATCGCATCGACAGCCGTCAGACGTCCTACGCGGTGCCGTTCCCGAAGATGCTGGAGACGACGCTCGACGTGGTCAAGCAGATCGACCCGAAGCGCCTCGCCTCGACCGTGGAGCAACTCGACATCGCGTTGGGCCGCGGGCGCGACGGCAACGACCTGCGGGTCCTGCTCGACTCGGCCGGCACGATCTTCGCCGACCTCTACAAGGTGTTGCCGCAGACGCAGAACCTGATCGGCAACATCGGCGAGATCCTTAACACGACCAGCGGGATCCAGCCGGACCTGCAGCGGTTGGTGTCGGGTGGCAGCTCGATCATCAACTCCGCGATGGCCGCGGACAAGGAGTTGCGGACCCTGCTGGGCAACGGTGCGAACCAGGTCAGCAGCCTGACCGGCTCGCTCAACGAGATCCGCGACCCGGTCACCGAGGTCCTCAAGCAGTTCCGCGAGGTGGCCCGCCAGGGTTCGCTGCGCGCGCCGGCGATCGCCGCCCTGCTGCCGGCCATCCGCGATGCGAGTGGCAAGTCGATGGCGATGTTCCACCACGGCGCGTGGTGGACCATGGGCTCGCTGTTCCCGCGCCCGTCGTGCACCTACCCGGTGACGCCGACCCGGCCGACGAAGATCCAGGAACTGACGATCCCGTTGAACCTGTACTGTGTCACCGAGAATCCGGATCTGCAGATCCGCGGCTCTGCCAATGCGCCGCGTCCCCCCGGGGACGACACGGCCGGTCCGCCGCCGAATTTCGATCCGAACGCGCGAACCGTGCCGCTCGACCGCTAG
- a CDS encoding MlaD family protein: MATRRRTRAALIVGVTAMLTLSGCSKLPGLTVEQIPLPVPGGIGDSITVRTSFDNALNLPSRAKVKLRGTDVGVVEKIEAKDYRAVVTMAVSKAANIPVGTGAELRQATPLGDVFVALQPPTDGSGGAPVADGGDLTGPTGAAATVEDLLVTAAAAVDGGSLGSLQTIITELSAAVGTTPADHNDLVGVIRGFTTAITRLNSTADQVDKSMLLTSSLTAKIANGRPQLQAAIAKLPAAVNAVNSQMSMILATMEKTHKVTAATTDFLNTNQQNAIDLVSSLSVALAGLNEATNTLGPLVDNLHLLLPKWAKSTKTSAASVATRVYYLTPGTGFDAASRFPELKDLDMGSKALQQTLTRLLAMLTGTKGCCG, encoded by the coding sequence ATGGCAACCCGCAGACGCACACGCGCGGCGCTGATCGTCGGTGTCACCGCCATGCTGACGCTGTCCGGGTGCAGCAAGCTCCCCGGTCTGACGGTCGAGCAGATCCCGCTCCCGGTTCCCGGCGGCATCGGTGATTCCATCACCGTGCGCACCTCGTTCGACAACGCGCTGAACCTGCCGTCCCGGGCGAAGGTGAAGCTGCGCGGCACCGACGTGGGCGTGGTGGAGAAGATCGAGGCCAAGGACTACCGGGCGGTGGTGACGATGGCCGTGAGCAAGGCCGCCAACATCCCGGTCGGCACCGGCGCCGAATTGCGCCAGGCCACACCGCTGGGCGACGTGTTCGTCGCATTGCAGCCGCCGACTGACGGCAGCGGGGGAGCGCCGGTCGCCGACGGCGGCGACCTGACCGGTCCGACCGGCGCCGCCGCGACGGTGGAGGACCTGCTGGTCACCGCGGCCGCCGCCGTCGACGGCGGGTCGCTGGGCTCGCTGCAGACCATCATCACCGAATTGTCCGCGGCAGTCGGCACCACGCCGGCCGACCACAACGACCTGGTGGGCGTGATCCGCGGCTTCACCACCGCGATCACCCGGTTGAACTCGACGGCCGATCAGGTCGACAAGTCGATGCTGCTGACCAGCAGCCTCACCGCGAAGATCGCGAACGGCCGTCCGCAGTTGCAGGCCGCGATCGCCAAACTGCCGGCGGCGGTCAATGCCGTCAACAGCCAGATGTCGATGATCCTGGCGACGATGGAGAAGACCCACAAGGTCACCGCCGCCACGACCGACTTCCTCAACACCAACCAGCAGAACGCCATCGACCTGGTGAGTTCGCTGTCGGTGGCGCTGGCGGGGCTGAACGAGGCGACCAACACCCTCGGGCCGCTCGTGGACAACCTGCACCTGCTGTTGCCGAAGTGGGCCAAGTCGACCAAGACCTCGGCGGCCTCGGTCGCCACCCGCGTCTACTACCTGACGCCGGGCACGGGATTCGACGCGGCGTCGCGGTTCCCCGAGCTGAAGGACCTGGACATGGGCTCCAAGGCGCTGCAGCAGACGCTGACCCGCCTGCTCGCCATGCTCACCGGGACGAAGGGGTGCTGCGGATGA
- a CDS encoding MCE family protein: MLTAMGGRGSTRLARITAGTAVAVAAVVGTSSCSMLPNSVNNALGRSIEITAYFDSVAGLYRGNDVAVLGMPVGRITDISPEGRRVKVRFTVDKSVPIPKDATAAIVNTSIVTTRHIELSPVYAEGDKLTNGDTVAHTKAPVEIADLFDSVDKLMHSLAGDSKGKGPLADFLGLADGITDQNGQRFAEAVTKMSQAGKLAADNGDTLVEVIKMINDLTSKLVANYPKMRSFSSAVTDVAATLDRQSPGLLAAMSDLNVMLRNTTEFLANNSGTIGVSTAKLAALAENLGDYSRQVVEAIDLGPLLFQNLSNSVSEEQGAWRAGVFLDKSLLETQMLNRFCESINLQKNGCRTGQLKDFGPDMGIFSAILQKLGGGR, from the coding sequence ATGCTGACCGCGATGGGCGGGCGCGGCTCGACGCGACTGGCGCGGATCACCGCGGGGACGGCCGTGGCCGTGGCCGCGGTGGTGGGCACCTCGTCGTGCTCGATGCTGCCGAATTCGGTGAACAACGCGCTGGGGCGCTCCATCGAGATCACCGCGTACTTCGACAGCGTGGCCGGCCTGTACCGGGGCAACGACGTGGCGGTGCTGGGCATGCCGGTCGGGCGGATCACCGACATCTCGCCGGAGGGCCGTCGGGTGAAGGTCCGCTTCACCGTCGACAAGTCGGTGCCGATCCCGAAGGACGCCACGGCGGCCATCGTCAACACCTCGATCGTCACCACGCGCCACATCGAGCTGTCCCCGGTGTACGCCGAGGGCGACAAGCTGACCAACGGCGACACCGTCGCGCACACGAAGGCGCCGGTGGAGATCGCCGATCTGTTCGACTCGGTCGACAAGCTGATGCATTCGCTGGCCGGCGACAGCAAGGGCAAGGGGCCGCTGGCGGACTTCCTCGGACTGGCCGACGGGATCACCGATCAGAACGGTCAGCGCTTCGCCGAAGCGGTGACCAAGATGAGCCAGGCCGGAAAGCTCGCCGCCGACAACGGCGACACCCTGGTCGAGGTCATCAAGATGATCAACGACCTGACCTCGAAGCTGGTTGCGAACTACCCGAAGATGCGCTCCTTCTCGTCGGCGGTGACCGACGTGGCCGCGACGCTGGACCGGCAATCCCCGGGATTGCTCGCCGCGATGAGCGACCTCAACGTGATGCTGCGCAACACGACCGAGTTCCTCGCCAACAACTCCGGCACCATCGGGGTGTCGACCGCGAAGCTGGCCGCGCTGGCAGAGAACCTCGGTGACTACTCCCGGCAGGTGGTCGAGGCCATCGACCTGGGTCCGCTGCTGTTCCAGAACCTGTCGAATTCGGTGTCGGAAGAGCAGGGGGCGTGGCGCGCCGGGGTTTTTCTGGACAAGTCGCTGCTGGAGACGCAGATGTTGAACCGGTTCTGCGAATCGATCAACCTGCAGAAGAACGGCTGCCGCACCGGACAGTTGAAGGATTTCGGACCGGATATGGGCATCTTCTCGGCAATCCTGCAAAAGCTCGGGGGTGGGCGCTGA
- a CDS encoding MCE family protein, protein MPMNVKSMYREKPQLVTGVIGALVLVLILVAVFVLAGANIGKRGFDADFAQAGGIRPGDKVRVAGIDVGEVTGTKLARDHVKVSMKIDRKVDVRSNGTAEIKMSTLLGQRYVDVVLGDAPDKLEDNRFGIANTRVPYDLQKTIEAGTPILAGINPNDLTNSLTQLNRQLAGTPALARPAIDGLARMSEVITSRKDQLNQLIKDTKTVTAVVDDSQVQLAMIIGQGQQLATKISTREALVTRLLDGLAALTRHAQAIGAQNAGQFAPMLANIQTISQGLEKNRANLRKLLEILPITARATVNIMADGPYANGYLPWGLFPDNWLCTARVVDGC, encoded by the coding sequence ATGCCGATGAACGTGAAATCCATGTACCGGGAGAAGCCGCAGCTGGTGACCGGGGTGATCGGCGCGCTGGTCCTGGTGCTGATCCTGGTGGCCGTGTTCGTGTTGGCCGGTGCCAACATCGGCAAGCGGGGCTTCGACGCCGATTTCGCCCAGGCGGGCGGCATCCGGCCCGGCGACAAGGTCCGGGTCGCCGGCATCGACGTCGGCGAGGTGACCGGTACCAAACTGGCGCGCGACCACGTCAAGGTGTCGATGAAGATCGACCGCAAGGTCGACGTCCGGTCCAACGGCACCGCCGAGATCAAGATGTCCACGCTGCTGGGCCAGCGCTATGTCGACGTCGTCCTCGGCGATGCGCCGGACAAGCTCGAGGACAACCGGTTCGGCATCGCCAACACCCGGGTGCCCTACGACTTGCAGAAGACGATTGAGGCCGGCACGCCGATTCTCGCCGGTATCAACCCGAACGACCTGACGAACAGTCTGACCCAGTTGAACCGGCAGCTCGCCGGCACGCCGGCGCTGGCCCGACCCGCCATCGACGGCCTCGCCCGCATGTCGGAGGTGATCACCAGCCGCAAGGACCAGCTGAACCAGCTGATCAAGGACACCAAGACGGTGACCGCGGTGGTCGACGACAGCCAGGTCCAGCTCGCGATGATCATCGGACAGGGGCAGCAGTTGGCGACCAAGATCTCGACGCGTGAGGCACTGGTCACCAGGCTGCTCGACGGCTTGGCCGCACTCACCCGCCACGCACAGGCGATCGGGGCCCAGAACGCCGGGCAGTTCGCGCCGATGCTCGCCAACATTCAGACCATCTCGCAGGGCCTGGAGAAGAACCGCGCCAACCTCCGCAAGCTGTTGGAGATCCTGCCGATCACGGCGAGGGCGACGGTGAACATCATGGCCGACGGGCCGTATGCGAACGGTTACCTGCCGTGGGGGCTGTTCCCCGACAACTGGCTGTGCACGGCCCGGGTGGTGGACGGATGCTGA
- a CDS encoding MlaD family protein — protein sequence MGRRTMSIRKPLIGFSLFAIVALLLTYTIWSTLMRTGPRHTHTYTAVFNDASGLADGDDVRMAGVRVGRVGAVELENGKARVDFTVDTSQQVYTATKAAIRYQNLIGQRYIQLSLVDGAPRTPLDKGSRLQQPSEDSFDVTRLLAGFQPLFDTLTSEQINGLSEGLIAVFQGDKVSLTTTVAQISTLANDMANRDQVIGSIVTHLSGVLRDLARQGSQMSDLVKGTGDLVASLNGNSAAFGRVVDEVGRTAAGFGAILGQTQSSLDSAGRDATRATNRLIKIGAKLDRAAVEVPVFLGHFPMVIGQGAHLNIYACDLDVSFGDVLLPPGIMNKIGGTAHSEACR from the coding sequence ATCGGAAGGAGGACGATGAGCATCCGCAAGCCGCTGATCGGCTTCTCCCTGTTCGCGATCGTCGCGCTGTTGTTGACCTACACGATTTGGTCGACCCTGATGCGCACCGGTCCACGACACACCCACACCTACACCGCGGTATTCAACGACGCCTCGGGGTTGGCCGACGGTGACGACGTCCGCATGGCCGGCGTCCGCGTCGGCCGCGTCGGTGCGGTCGAGTTGGAGAACGGCAAGGCGCGGGTGGACTTCACCGTCGACACCTCCCAGCAGGTTTACACGGCCACCAAGGCCGCGATCCGCTACCAGAACCTGATCGGTCAGCGATACATCCAGTTGAGTCTCGTCGACGGTGCGCCCCGCACACCGCTGGACAAGGGGTCGCGGCTGCAGCAGCCGTCGGAGGACTCCTTCGACGTGACGCGGTTGCTGGCCGGCTTCCAACCGCTGTTCGACACGCTGACCTCCGAGCAGATCAACGGACTGTCCGAGGGGTTGATCGCGGTCTTCCAGGGTGACAAGGTCTCGCTGACCACCACCGTGGCGCAGATCAGCACCCTCGCCAACGACATGGCCAACCGCGACCAGGTGATCGGTTCGATCGTCACCCACCTGTCCGGGGTGTTGCGCGACCTCGCCCGGCAGGGCAGCCAGATGAGCGACTTGGTGAAGGGGACCGGCGACCTCGTGGCGAGCCTCAACGGCAACTCCGCGGCGTTCGGCCGCGTGGTCGACGAAGTCGGGCGCACCGCCGCCGGCTTCGGCGCCATCCTCGGTCAGACGCAGAGTTCGCTGGACAGCGCGGGCCGTGACGCCACCCGGGCCACGAACCGCCTGATCAAGATCGGCGCCAAACTCGACCGCGCTGCCGTCGAGGTCCCGGTCTTCCTCGGCCACTTCCCGATGGTCATTGGACAGGGCGCCCACCTCAACATCTACGCCTGCGATCTCGACGTCTCCTTCGGCGATGTCCTGCTCCCCCCGGGGATCATGAACAAGATCGGTGGCACGGCTCACTCGGAGGCATGCCGATGA
- a CDS encoding MlaD family protein has translation MPFIDTSGRNPSLTSYVLRGVAFLVALALIFTVLGLRYTGFFDRTVAVTAKLRDVGDGLINAADVRYNGLIVGQVSSVDVADAGTDAEARLVRIDLDPQQANGVPGNVTARTVPSNLFGVNSVELIPPPSGTAPTKMVAGTQIMADTSKATLALQDAQNQLRDIMRAVPPEQLSAVLGTIADAMRGGGTTFAMFSESLREYFEQLNAMFPAGAPPGFDDFNATVTGLSRSAPQLFDALGKSVVPAATIAENQRNIAALLSAAQGVTDEAQALFAANGDTGKHLVHDLSRVVGAAVLEPRALPEAIVALNRLAARVQTVFTGVNGHARLNLGISFGAFMLYTRQNCPVYNGGKYGQLRGPGCVGPGTGTGPTSSGPLLVYPPSMRRMAAGAVSTGADVGTLTRMLGRAPSPAEILMLGPLVASTRVKPDRKPAQRTPAQRKAPHQAPGRNQPDSQNRSEGGR, from the coding sequence ATGCCATTCATCGACACTTCCGGGCGCAACCCCTCCCTGACGAGCTATGTCCTGCGCGGCGTGGCCTTCCTGGTGGCACTCGCGCTCATCTTCACCGTGCTGGGCCTGCGCTACACGGGCTTCTTCGACCGGACGGTCGCGGTCACGGCCAAGCTCCGCGACGTCGGCGACGGTCTGATCAACGCCGCGGATGTCCGGTACAACGGGCTCATCGTCGGCCAGGTCAGTTCGGTCGACGTCGCGGACGCGGGTACCGACGCCGAGGCGCGCCTCGTGCGCATCGACCTCGACCCCCAGCAGGCCAACGGCGTGCCGGGCAACGTCACCGCGCGGACCGTGCCGTCCAACCTGTTCGGCGTCAACTCCGTCGAGCTGATCCCGCCGCCGAGTGGGACCGCCCCGACCAAGATGGTCGCCGGGACGCAGATCATGGCCGACACCAGCAAGGCCACCCTCGCCCTGCAGGACGCGCAGAACCAGTTGCGCGACATCATGCGCGCGGTTCCGCCGGAGCAGTTGTCGGCGGTGCTGGGCACAATCGCCGACGCGATGCGCGGCGGCGGTACCACCTTCGCGATGTTCTCCGAATCCCTGCGCGAGTACTTCGAGCAGCTCAACGCGATGTTCCCGGCCGGCGCACCGCCCGGATTCGACGACTTCAACGCGACCGTGACCGGCCTGTCCCGGTCGGCGCCGCAACTCTTCGACGCCCTCGGCAAGAGCGTGGTCCCCGCCGCGACGATCGCGGAGAACCAGCGCAACATCGCCGCACTGCTCTCCGCCGCCCAGGGCGTGACCGACGAGGCGCAGGCCCTGTTCGCCGCGAACGGCGACACCGGCAAGCACCTGGTCCACGACCTGAGCCGCGTCGTGGGTGCAGCAGTCCTCGAACCCCGGGCGCTGCCCGAAGCGATCGTCGCGCTGAACCGCCTGGCGGCACGGGTGCAGACGGTGTTCACCGGCGTCAACGGCCACGCACGGTTGAACCTGGGAATCAGCTTCGGCGCGTTCATGCTGTACACGCGGCAGAACTGCCCGGTCTACAACGGTGGCAAGTACGGCCAGCTGCGCGGCCCGGGGTGTGTCGGACCGGGGACCGGGACCGGCCCCACCAGTTCCGGCCCGCTGTTGGTCTATCCGCCGAGCATGCGCCGCATGGCGGCGGGTGCGGTGTCGACGGGTGCCGACGTGGGAACGCTGACCCGGATGCTGGGCCGCGCCCCGTCGCCCGCAGAGATCCTGATGCTGGGGCCGCTCGTCGCCTCCACCCGCGTCAAGCCGGATCGCAAGCCGGCCCAACGCACCCCCGCGCAGCGCAAGGCGCCCCACCAGGCACCGGGCCGGAACCAGCCTGACTCCCAGAACCGATCGGAAGGAGGACGATGA
- a CDS encoding MlaE family ABC transporter permease, translating into MTASRYTPPALRPVEIAKGAYRGPRDVLARMGHQLTFLLKSLGAVPLTFKHYSKEVWRLLADIAWGNGAIVVGGGTVGVMIILGIMGGATVGIEGYTALHLLGMDPVVGAISSFATTREIAPLLAATAFTAQAGCRFTAQLGSMRISEEIDALESIAIRPMPYLVTTRMLAAVLSIVPLYAVALSANYLAAQMMFRVQSGQGDGTYLYYFQQFLLSGDMVKSFLKVVVFVLLTTFIQCYYGYFASGGPEGVGVAAGHAIRLAIIVIVFANLIMTLVFWGTSAGIRISG; encoded by the coding sequence GTGACCGCATCCCGGTATACCCCGCCGGCCCTTCGGCCGGTCGAGATCGCCAAGGGCGCCTACCGCGGCCCGCGCGACGTGTTGGCCCGAATGGGCCACCAACTCACCTTCCTGCTCAAGTCCCTCGGGGCGGTGCCGCTGACGTTCAAGCACTACTCCAAAGAGGTGTGGCGGCTCCTCGCCGACATCGCCTGGGGCAACGGCGCGATCGTCGTCGGCGGCGGCACCGTCGGCGTCATGATCATCCTGGGCATCATGGGCGGCGCCACCGTCGGTATCGAGGGCTACACGGCCCTGCACCTGCTGGGCATGGACCCGGTGGTCGGCGCCATCTCCTCGTTCGCGACGACCCGCGAGATCGCACCGCTGCTCGCGGCGACGGCATTCACCGCCCAGGCCGGTTGCCGGTTCACCGCGCAGTTGGGTTCGATGCGGATCAGTGAGGAGATCGACGCACTCGAGTCGATCGCGATCCGCCCGATGCCCTACCTGGTCACCACCCGAATGCTCGCCGCGGTCCTGTCGATCGTGCCGCTGTACGCGGTGGCCCTGTCGGCCAACTACCTCGCCGCACAGATGATGTTCCGCGTGCAGAGCGGCCAGGGCGACGGCACCTACCTGTACTACTTCCAGCAGTTCCTGCTGTCCGGGGACATGGTGAAGTCGTTCCTCAAGGTCGTGGTGTTCGTGCTGCTGACGACCTTCATCCAGTGCTATTACGGGTACTTCGCCAGCGGCGGTCCCGAAGGCGTCGGGGTGGCGGCCGGACACGCCATCCGGCTGGCGATCATCGTCATCGTGTTCGCGAACCTGATCATGACCCTGGTGTTCTGGGGCACGTCGGCCGGCATCAGGATTTCGGGGTAG
- a CDS encoding MlaE family ABC transporter permease yields the protein MGAQRTSEGRGVVTSTPETGAAPKPARASSVRKWWDGHIVASFDTFGRQLGMFVEVFRTLFTDIAKRQFPFGEFIRQCAFMASTSVIPTLLVAIPIGVIVSIQVSNIAGQIGANAFSGAATGLGVIRQGAPLVTALIMAGAIGSAIAADLGSRTIRDEIDAMKVMGVNPIQRLISPRLLATMVVSFLLCGFVCFVGFITGYVFNVYMQGGTPGSYTGTFASFAGPADLWFSLIKAVIFGAIVAIVACDRGLTTSGGPAGVANSVNAAVVNSVILLFTVNVALTQIFALIIPAKVV from the coding sequence ATGGGTGCGCAACGGACCAGCGAAGGCAGGGGAGTGGTCACAAGTACTCCGGAAACGGGAGCGGCGCCCAAACCAGCGCGTGCCTCGTCGGTGCGGAAGTGGTGGGACGGGCACATCGTTGCCTCGTTCGACACCTTCGGTCGCCAACTGGGCATGTTCGTCGAGGTCTTCCGCACCCTGTTCACCGACATCGCCAAACGCCAGTTCCCGTTCGGGGAGTTCATCCGCCAGTGCGCCTTCATGGCCAGCACCTCGGTGATCCCCACCCTGCTCGTCGCCATTCCGATCGGCGTGATCGTGTCGATCCAGGTGTCCAACATCGCCGGCCAGATCGGCGCGAATGCCTTCTCCGGCGCCGCGACCGGCCTCGGCGTGATCCGCCAGGGCGCCCCACTGGTCACCGCGCTGATCATGGCGGGTGCGATCGGCTCGGCCATCGCCGCCGACCTCGGTTCGCGCACCATCCGCGACGAGATCGACGCGATGAAGGTGATGGGCGTCAACCCGATCCAGCGCCTCATCTCGCCGCGGCTGCTCGCCACGATGGTGGTGAGCTTCCTGCTCTGCGGGTTCGTCTGCTTCGTCGGCTTCATCACCGGATACGTGTTCAACGTCTATATGCAAGGGGGGACGCCGGGTTCCTACACCGGCACCTTTGCCTCGTTCGCGGGACCGGCCGACCTCTGGTTCTCGCTGATCAAAGCGGTGATCTTCGGTGCGATCGTGGCGATCGTCGCGTGTGACCGCGGGTTGACCACCAGCGGTGGTCCGGCCGGCGTGGCGAACTCGGTGAACGCCGCAGTCGTCAACTCGGTGATCCTGCTGTTCACCGTCAACGTCGCGCTGACCCAGATCTTCGCGCTCATCATCCCGGCGAAGGTGGTGTGA